A window of Streptomyces sp. NBC_01142 genomic DNA:
CTCCTTGCTCAGCGGCCCGGCGCTGTACTCCGGGTCGAGCTTGATCCCTATCCGCGCCGCCGCGGCCGCCCACTGCTTCTTCAGGTGCTCGGTGGGCGCGACGACGGTCACCTGCTGCACGACATGGTGGTGCAGCAGCCAGGAGGCGAGGGTGAGCGCGAAGGTGGTCTTGCCGGCGCCGGGGGTGGCGACGGCGAGGAAGTCGCGTGGCTGTTCCTGGAGATATCGCTCCATGGCGCCCTGCTGCCAGGCACGCAGCTTGTTGGCGGTACCCCAGGGGGCACGCCCGGGGAAGGCGGGTGAGAGGTGGTGGGAGGCGGTAGTAGTCACGGTCTCCGGTTCAAAGCTCTCGGCAGCACGGGTTCAGATACGACAACCGGGCCACCCTACCGGTGAGCGGCGGGCGGGCCCGGCCAAACGAGGCCGGGTCCGCCCAGGGTGCGACTCAGCTCACATCGCTTCGTGCAAGGCGCGCAGACGCCCAGCGATCCGGCCCGGGTCATCGAGGCTGCACGTGGCCACCTCGATGACCACTTTGTACGACTCATCTTTGTACGACTCATCTCTGTACCTGTACGACTCGTCCTGATCGGCGCCGACCATTTCGGTGCTGTTGAAGTCGAGGAACACGACCGTGGACGTCCACGCCATCCGCTTGTTTCCGTCCACCGGGGGACGGTTCACGGTCAGCGATGGGAGCAGAGCGGCGGCCTTCTCGAAGAGATCGGTGTGAGCCTCCATGCCGAACCAGCCGAACCAGCCGAACTAGGTGTCCCGCGCCCGCAGCCTCGTCCCTACCCACGCCCCCACCAGCGCCACCGCCGCCATCGGCAGGAACACCGCCGCGAACGCCCCCGGGTGCGAGCCCGACGCGCCCGCCACCTCGTGGGCCGCGCCCACCCCGCCGCCGCCCAGCGCGGCGAACGCCGCGCCGCCCGCCGCGAGCAGCAGGACGTTCGACAGCCCGTCCGAGATCTGCAGCGCGGCCGAGTTCGTGCCCGCCTCCCCCGGCGCCGAGAGCTTCAGCAGCAGCACGCTCGTCGAGGCGATCACCATGCCCATA
This region includes:
- a CDS encoding Fic family protein; its protein translation is MEAHTDLFEKAAALLPSLTVNRPPVDGNKRMAWTSTVVFLDFNSTEMVGADQDESYRYRDESYKDESYKVVIEVATCSLDDPGRIAGRLRALHEAM